The DNA region atcgttgtttacatgctgtcctccatgtgttttagttattgtttattccctacattgtggtatcattgtttacatgctgtcctccatgtgttttagatattgtttattccctacattgtggtattgttgtttacatgctgtccaTGTGTTTGAGATatcgtttgttccctacattgtggtatcgtTGTTTACATACTGTCCATGTGTTTTAGTTatcgtttgttccctacattgtggtatcgttgtttacatgctgtcctccatgtgttttAGTTATTGTTTATTCCCTACATCATggtatcgttgtttacatgctgtccaTATGTTTGAGATATTgtttgttccctacattgtggtatcgtcgtttacatgctgtcctccatgtgttttagttatcgtttgttccctacattgtggtatcgttgtttacatgctgtcctccatgtgttttAGTTATTGTTTATTCCCTACATCATGGTATtgttgtttacatgctgtcctccatgtgtttgagatatcgtttgttccctacattgtggtatcgttgtttacatgctgtcctccGTGTGTTTGAGATatcgtttgttccctacattgtggtatcgttgtttacatgctgtcctccatgtgttttAGTTATTGTTTATTCCCTACATCATggtatcgttgtttacatgctgtccaTGTGTTTGAGATATTgtttgttccctacattgtggtatcgttgtttacatgctgtTCTCCATGTGTTTTAGTTATTGTTTATTCCCTACATCATggtatcgttgtttacatgctgtccaTGTGTTTCAGATATCGTTTATCccctacattgtggtatcgtTGTTGGACATGCTGTTAAGGAATAATGTAGCCTCCATCCTTCACTACATCTTTCTGATCCTTGATCCTCCGTATGCTGTGTTTGGAGGGTTCTACTACATTGATAGAGTAAGTACATCTAACATTATCCTCCATCATGAAGTGAGGGTGATGGGCTTATATTGTAACTCATGTCCGTCCTGTCTCAATTTTATGGGGAGACAGGGGGCATTTTATGTCAGTATTGTAAGACTTttcaagttattttttaaaaatccattGCCTACTTGTAAAGCCAAACTAAATCTATTGAAGTTATTTTGCATTTTACCTCACCCATCCTAGGAGGCCTGTGAGCTTATACCTTGGAGTGGCGTTCATATTTGATAATACAGGTAGACAATTCCAAGGTGATTGACCTTGTCTCTTGTCTCTAAAGAATGTAGCCCTTGTTGACCTTGTTGTAGGTTTACCGTGTCCACTTGTATTCGGGAGCCCCCGACTCAGATATTCCGGTCAGTGACTACTTCTCAACAGAGTTTATCATGTCATTTGTGATGGTAAGTTATTCTGAAAGACAATATCTAAAAACAGTGCTCAGTTTGATGGAAATATTTAGTGTATTATAATCAGAAAGAAATTCAGTGTTTAAggtttcattttgtttaattttcagcCTTTGATCCACTTTTCAGTGGGTTTCTTTGTCCTACGAATGCTTGACATAAGAAACACTGGTGGAGATGTCAGAGAGACGTTTCCATGTCTGAATAAAAATCGAATAAGTCAGGTGATTCCTCACAAGAATGATGATGACATTGAAGGTGAAGATGAAGATGTGACAAGTGAGAGGGAGAGAGTGCTGCACATCAAATCCAACCAGGTAAAAGTTAATGTCTTCAGAATTGACAAAATACAGCAGTATTTTGTGGTGCAATTAGTGTACATATTGGCTGTGTAACCAAGGTGAATACTAGCTACAATATACCTCTTGGCTAGAGAGGTTGAGCGTGAGACTTGTAATCATGAAACCCTGAGTTTGATCTTTAGTGGAGGCAGtgattgtatttatataaaattctCTACTAGGTGACATTAGAGTAAAGGGACCAAATTAAGTTTCTTActtgattttcaaaattgttattcCATGAGATAATTGCAGTAAAATTTGAAGTATACTTATTTGTTAATtccaaggtatcaatttatgACTTGTGagaatatataatcatataacaATCTCAAAACACACTTACTCTACAAATATTCACATGTAGGACTTTGTTTTTGTGCTCTCAAACATTATTTATTGCTTGAGTCTCGTGTTCTTTTATATTCTGTATAGTTGTTTATTTTCGTGTGGAGAAATGATCTTGCGTTTGTCGATTTCTAATAATAATAAGCTATACAGATTCTTACTTATCATTCTTGCTATTTTATTCGTGGGTATATCATTTTGTAGAAATGAACTTGACTGTGAATTTAGTGAATAAAAGCAACCATACAGTAAGATGATGTTATGTTataaaagtaggtcacagtgacctgacctacattttgacatttgccttacaaaatataaaggtatttttttttaaattaggaCTTCGTAACCGACAGTACTTCTTCACTATAATCTAATTCAAGTTAAAGGTTCCTGAATTTAATACCGAAATTAGTTTTCTGTGTTTTTTATCACATAGGGAAATGTAGCAGCCTATGTGGAGAACTTAAGGAAGGAGTTTATTAAGGATGGAGCTGGACAATGTtgtaaaaaaacaactaaaGAGGAAAAAACCAAGGTGGTTGTCCGTAATACAACATATGCTGTCAATACAGGGGAGATATTTGGACTCTTAGGACCCAACGGTGCTGGCAAATCCACAACATTAAACATGATGATTGCTGAGATCGCTCCTACTAAAGGACAGGTGAGTCTTACTATTGTAACAGAAGAAGAGAAGACAGACTGGGGTTCAAACCTGGGACCTCAGAGCACTAGCCGCATGTCTACTGATTGAGCTACGTAATTAATATACTTGGTCACCTAATGACCCAGTCTACTACACTCCTTTCTCCAAGTCTTCTCCCCCAGAGACACAACAACTCACAAGTTTGCATATTTCAATCCTTGAAATAGGGTTTGGCAAGCTCAGCAATATTGTAAgaggagaggagaaaatataCTGGCCAGACCACAGTTTgaacctctgaacactagctgGGTACTCTGTTGAATGAGCTAACTGGTCACTAATAATCGACTCAGTCCAATTCTGGTATACACTGTAACTTTATACTTGCTTTGACCAAGTTCAGCTGATATTGATTCTATAATTTCTTTGCTGAATGTCTTTCTGTcttaatgaggtaaaaacggtataaagctagtatattaatgaTCCGAAATAAaaagccaaaataaattcaaagtaaaataaaaaaaaaacatttctatggaAGATATATTCAGCCAcgatagggccttcttcagtccaaaataacactaactcaacgtgttcgtctaccaGTTCGTCTACAGTCTTTCTGTCTGTCTTCGAACTGTACaaatacagaggattccgcttatttgaataagtcattttccagaagaaaatatttaaaaagcgaagtatcttgaaacatatattggcgaatttcgctaaaaatatattgcaaaattgaaaaacattcgattttatttttagaatttcccaaatattttattctaatAACCGGAGGTCTGTAAAAGTCTATTCAAATACACgaagttgaaaaacaaagataaagaaggaaaaaatcgcagaattttatgcaaataaccgaaatattcaaataagtGTTATTTGAtgatgtggagtcctctgtaatCCTGTAAATGATGTTGTAGGTGGTGATTGGAGGGTACGATATCCATTCCTGTATGTCGGAGGCATTTGAAGGCCTAGGATTCTGTCCTCAACATGATGCGTTGTGGGATGTTGTCACGCTGAAGGAACACATTGAATGCTATGCAAATATCCGAGGAGTTCCCAAGGACAAAATTCCTGTTCTCTCAAATTAGTAAGAAAACTTTTGTATTTAAGTTTGATTTATTGAATTAAAGAATATAATGCTTTTTATGAAATTGTATCTGAAACTGAATCCAATCTTTGCTGCAGAGTTATGTCTTTTAACTTATTTAATTCAAAGTTTCATGTATTTTGAGTAAATAAAATCTGTTGGCTAAGTATCAATAAACACTATAAACTAAATCACTTCACtctttaatgtttaaaatggaTTTGGTTTGCTGATTTTTAATACAATGCGACCAGCGTTTGTATTATTGCTATCCGGTTTACAATTGATGTGTTGGActgagtaggacttgccctaccatgacatctagtggtgacctcttgaaccatttcattcataaacttccattcataaattccctattcattaaataatattactttggaccaatcagtagtcatgggaagactgccttctgattggtagaataaacagagtgtgtatagaatacacagagtgttatataataccTTATGCCAGTCCTCCCCAACTGGTGCctgctggtgactcctctgtccaacttacataatctctgttaatgataattcaaattggacttactatctaaggcttatagGCCTAAGAGTTATGAAGTAAACTTATCAGATGTTCTTTCTGTGTACCTAAAACAGATCTAAGATAAAGGCAAAATAGCttataaggctgccctcatgTGTGCATagttttaccaaaataagtgt from Argopecten irradians isolate NY chromosome 5, Ai_NY, whole genome shotgun sequence includes:
- the LOC138322701 gene encoding ATP-binding cassette sub-family A member 9-like isoform X1; protein product: MLLRNNVASILHYIFLILDPPYAVFGGFYYIDRVYRVHLYSGAPDSDIPVSDYFSTEFIMSFVMPLIHFSVGFFVLRMLDIRNTGGDVRETFPCLNKNRISQVIPHKNDDDIEGEDEDVTSERERVLHIKSNQGNVAAYVENLRKEFIKDGAGQCCKKTTKEEKTKVVVRNTTYAVNTGEIFGLLGPNGAGKSTTLNMMIAEIAPTKGQVVIGGYDIHSCMSEAFEGLGFCPQHDALWDVVTLKEHIECYANIRGVPKDKIPVLSNYFIQNMKLDEHKNKQAKTLSGGTKRKLSYILSILGRPKIVLLDEPSTGMDPQSKRFLWDTISSCFEGTERGAILTTHYMEEADALCSRVAIMVNGKLQCLGETQRLKNKYGSGYMLELKLSLSGGQEDLEERLEALERDVMELFPQAKCQEKFAERANYTIPRDGIRSLASTFTALEQAKSKHSLEEYSFSQSTLEQVFLQFAKQQLDENMSEEPNSDGFVPEVSVAGLSSVQDTNNSHMTYLDTKMEPAIRT
- the LOC138322701 gene encoding ATP-binding cassette sub-family A member 9-like isoform X2; amino-acid sequence: MLLRNNVASILHYIFLILDPPYAVFGGFYYIDRVYRVHLYSGAPDSDIPVSDYFSTEFIMSFVMPLIHFSVGFFVLRMLDIRNTGGDVRETFPCLNKNRISQVIPHKNDDDIEGEDEDVTSERERVLHIKSNQGNVAAYVENLRKEFIKDGAGQCCKKTTKEEKTKVVVRNTTYAVNTGEIFGLLGPNGAGKSTTLNMMIAEIAPTKGQVVIGGYDIHSCMSEAFEGLGFCPQHDALWDVVTLKEHIECYANIRGVPKDKIPVLSNYFIQNMKLDEHKNKQAKTLSGGTKRKLSYILSILGRPKIVLLDEPSTGMDPQSKRFLWDTISSCFEGTERGAILTTHYMEEADALCSRVAIMVNGKLQCLGETQRLKNKYGSGYMLELKLSLSGGQEDLEERLEALERDVMELFPQAKCQEKFAERANYTIPRDGIRSLASTFTALEQAKSKHSLEEYSFSQSTLEQVFLQFAKQQLDENMSEEPNSDGFVPE